Proteins from one Coffea arabica cultivar ET-39 chromosome 8c, Coffea Arabica ET-39 HiFi, whole genome shotgun sequence genomic window:
- the LOC113705758 gene encoding probable receptor-like protein kinase At1g49730, producing MSFFVKANPRHFWIVGALILVIIITILLRRWAVYVEANKAEKSGDDTEKNLKIDHDHKPSTEISRSPSSASDCSSNCCSIRTYALEELKVATKEFKVQIGVGATSIVYLAEFQDAGFGAVKRVLEEKGGSQKIFLDEVSVLLRISHPNLVCLMGFCLEKGEQLLLLEYVPNKSLFDRMHTYQGQCSGILSWSNRLNIAQDIARALDYLHCVADPPVIHRDIKSSNILLIDDDHAKLADFGLCKLGSDAQSAYTPTAIKGSLGYVDTYYLNTGIVSPKCDVYSFGVLLLELITGLKSVQGSTTLAEWTEDCRRTENLDDLMGLLDPKLRGDVNQKQLRVLFDVANQALLQNFEARPDMAQIVYRISSCMEPQSQPELPV from the exons ATGTCATTCTTTGTCAAAGCAAATCCGCGACATTTTTGGATTGTAGGGGCACTAATACTAGTGATTATAATCACAATTTTGTTGAGGAGGTGGGCTGTTTATGTTGAAGCAAACAAAGCTGAAAAATCTGGAGATGATACGgagaaaaatctgaaaattgaTCATGATCACAAGCCTTCAACAGAGATATCCAGGAGTCCATCAAGTGCTAGTGATTGTAGCAGCAATTGTTGTTCGATAAGGACGTATGCTTTGGAAGAATTGAAAGTTGCAACTAAGGAATTCAAGGTTCAGATTGGTGTTGGTGCAACTTCAATTGTGTATCTTGCTGAATTTCAGGATGCAGGATTTGGTGCTGTGAAACGTGTGCTAGAAGAGAAAGGAGGAAGCCAGAAAATATTCCTTGATGAAGTGTCTGTTTTGCTTAGGATTTCTCATCCAAATTTGGTATGCTTGATGGGATTCTGCTTGGAGAAAG GAGAACAACTTCTTCTTTTAGAGTATGTTCCAAACAAGAGCCTCTTTGATCGAATGCACACGTACCAAGGCCAATGCTCGGGGATTCTTTCATGGTCTAACCGCTTGAACATTGCTCAAGACATCGCTCGTGCTTTGGATTATCTCCATTGTGTAGCAGATCCTCCGGTCATCCACAGAGACATAAAATCATCCAACATATTGTTAATCGACGATGATCACGCGAAACTGGCAGATTTTGGGCTATGCAAGCTAGGTAGCGACGCGCAAAGCGCGTACACGCCTACTGCAATAAAGGGTTCGCTAGGTTATGTTGACACCTATTACCTTAACACTGGGATAGTGTCACCAAAGTGTGATGTTTATAGCTTTGGAGTTCTGCTTCTTGAGCTCATCACTGGGCTCAAGTCAGTACAAGGCTCGACCACGCTTGCAGAATGGACTGAGGACTGCAGGAGGACTgagaatttggatgatttgatggGACTTTTGGATCCGAAACTCAGGGGTGATGTGAATCAAAAGCAACTAAGGGTGTTGTTTGATGTGGCCAACCAAGCTTTGCTTCAGAATTTTGAAGCAAGACCTGACATGGCTCAAATTGTTTATAGAATTTCAAGTTGCATGGAACCTCAATCTCAGCCAGAGTTGCCAGTATGA